CGCCCAGCCTGGAGGCCGCCTCGCGGTACTCGGCGCGCGTGCCGGAGCGCGAGCCACAGAAGACGCAGACGCTGCGCACGGTTGCTTCAGCCATCGTCAAAGGCCTCCAATGCGCCCGGGATGGGCGGCGACCACGGCCAGCGCCGCGGCGATGAACAGCAGGACGGGGATGGCGCGCGAGTAGAACTTCGGGCCCTGGCGCAAAGCCATGCCGCACGGCAGGCCGAAGAGGAAGCCGCCCAGGTGCCCCGCCCAGCTCACCCCGGGCAGCAGGCTGATGACCGCCACCTGCACCAGCCAGAACATGTGCTCCCGGCGGCCCTGCTGGGTGAGGATGGGCAGCATCGCGCCGCCCCAGCCCAGGATCATCCCGGACGCGCCCACCGTCACGGTGTTGAAGTTGAAGAAGAGCGCGAACGCGGAGCCGCCCAGCGCCGTGACGAGCGACAGCGCCAGGAACCGCCAGCTGCCGATGCCGCGCTCCAGCGACGCGCCCAGCGAGTAGACGGCGGACATGTTGAAGAGCAGGTGCAGCGGGCCGCCGTGCTCGAACACCATGCCCAGGAGGCGCCAGTACTCGCCCGCCTGGACCCAGGGCCCATAGAGCGCCAGCGGGCCCACGATGCCGAAGTTCCTCCCGTCGATGACGAGCGGCCGGCCCATCGAGCTGCTCAGGAAGAACATCACCACCGCGCCCGCGATGATGGCGTAGCAGACGTAGGGCGTGGGCAGCGCGCGCTGGGGCTGCGGCGGGCCCGGAGGCGGGCCGCCCCCGTCCTGCTCGCGCGGCGCGGGGCCCTGTTCGTCTCCCAGCCCGGAGGGGCCAGGGAGGTCATCCAGCATGCGTCGCGGACGGGACATGGCGGCTCACAGCTCCCGCGAGAGGACGGTGTCGCGCGTGCCCTGGTGCTCGTCCGTGTGGGGGTAGTCCAGGGTGTAGTGCAGGCCCCGGCTCTCCTTGCGGCGGCTCGCGCAGTCCACGATGAGGTGCGCCACCTCCGCGATGTTGCGCAGCTCGATGACGTCGCGGGTGACCTTGAAGCGCCAGTAGTAGTCGCGGATCTCCTCGCGCAAGAGCTCCAGCCGCCGCCTGGCGCGCATCAGCCGCTTGTCCGTGCGGACGATGCCCACGTAGTTCCACATCAGCCGGCGGATCTCATCCCAGTTGTGGGTGACGACCACGCTCTCGTCGGAGTCCACCGCGCTGCCGGAGTCCCAGGCCGGCGGATCCTCCTTCGGCAGCGACTGCGAGGACAGCTCCTCCGCCGCCACCTGCACCGCGCGGTGGCCGAACACCAGGCCCTCCAGCAGCGAGTTGGACGCGAGCCGGTTCGCGCCGTGCAGGCCCGTGCAGGACACCTCACCGATGGCGTACAGGCCTGGCACGTTGGTGCGCCCGTGCAGGTCCGTCACCACGCCGCCGCACTGGTAGTGGGCCGCGGGCACGACGGGGATGGGCTGCACCGCCATGTCGATGTTGAAGGCCTTGCAGGTGGCGTAGATGTTGGGGAAGCGCTCCGTGAGGTACGCGCGGCCCAGGTGCGTCATGTCCAGGTAGACGCAGTCGTTGCCCGTGCGCTTGAGCTCCGCGTCGATGGCGCGCGCCACCACGTCGCGCGGGGCCAGGTCCCGCATGGGGTGGTAGCGCTCCATGAACGTCTGGCCGCCCTTGAGCTTGAGCTTGCCGCCCTCGCCGCGCAGCGCCTCGCTGATGAGGAAGCTCTTGGCCTCCGGGTGGAAGAGGCACGTGGGGTGGAACTGGTAGAACTCCATGTTCGCCACGCGCGCGCCCGCGCGGTACGCCATGGCCACGCCGTCGCCCGTTGCGACGTCCGGGTTGGAGGTGTAGAGGTAC
The genomic region above belongs to Corallococcus caeni and contains:
- a CDS encoding rhomboid family intramembrane serine protease, producing MSRPRRMLDDLPGPSGLGDEQGPAPREQDGGGPPPGPPQPQRALPTPYVCYAIIAGAVVMFFLSSSMGRPLVIDGRNFGIVGPLALYGPWVQAGEYWRLLGMVFEHGGPLHLLFNMSAVYSLGASLERGIGSWRFLALSLVTALGGSAFALFFNFNTVTVGASGMILGWGGAMLPILTQQGRREHMFWLVQVAVISLLPGVSWAGHLGGFLFGLPCGMALRQGPKFYSRAIPVLLFIAAALAVVAAHPGRIGGL
- the nadB gene encoding L-aspartate oxidase, producing the protein MPHRFDFLVMGGGVAGLSFALQAARHGTVAVLTKRERGEGNTAYAQGGIASVLAPTDSFDAHIEDTLVAGAGLCHRDAVEVTVREGPTRLKELIALGAEFDRLGGEFDLTREGGHSARRVIHSGDITGREVQRALLAACDQQPNITFFENTAAIDLILDRRPHAPSSRCVGAYALLESGAIERFLSKVTVLATGGAGKVYLYTSNPDVATGDGVAMAYRAGARVANMEFYQFHPTCLFHPEAKSFLISEALRGEGGKLKLKGGQTFMERYHPMRDLAPRDVVARAIDAELKRTGNDCVYLDMTHLGRAYLTERFPNIYATCKAFNIDMAVQPIPVVPAAHYQCGGVVTDLHGRTNVPGLYAIGEVSCTGLHGANRLASNSLLEGLVFGHRAVQVAAEELSSQSLPKEDPPAWDSGSAVDSDESVVVTHNWDEIRRLMWNYVGIVRTDKRLMRARRRLELLREEIRDYYWRFKVTRDVIELRNIAEVAHLIVDCASRRKESRGLHYTLDYPHTDEHQGTRDTVLSREL